In Caldicellulosiruptor obsidiansis OB47, a single window of DNA contains:
- the gatA gene encoding Asp-tRNA(Asn)/Glu-tRNA(Gln) amidotransferase subunit GatA, with product MLYKLTAHEAIELIKKKEVKCQEVVESVFERIKQVEDKVKSYITITEEQALENAKKIDEKIAKGEHVGALYGLPIALKDNLCTDGIRTTCASKILYNFVPPYDATVVKKLKENHMTLLGKLNMDEFAMGSSTENSAFHTTKNPWDLERVPGGSSGGSAAAVAADEAFFTLGSDTGGSIRQPASLCGVVGMKPTYGRVSRFGLVAFASSLDQIGPLTKDVEDCALAMNIICGHDPYDATSAPIDVPDFTKALKNDVKGLKIGVPREYMEKGVNDEVKKAVEKALELLKSLGAQYEEFSIPIVEYALPTYYIIASSEASSNLARYDGIKYGYRTQNYDDLIDLYKKTRSEGFGAEVKRRIMLGTYALSAGYYDAYYKKGLQVRTLIKRAFDEAFKKYDVIITPTSPTTAFKIGEKVSNPLEMYMSDICTVPVNIAGLPAISIPCGFDSNNLPIGLQIIGKAFDEETILRVAYTYEQNSGYRNLKPQNL from the coding sequence ATGCTTTACAAACTAACTGCTCATGAAGCAATTGAACTTATAAAGAAAAAAGAAGTAAAATGCCAAGAGGTTGTTGAAAGTGTCTTTGAGAGAATTAAGCAGGTGGAGGATAAGGTAAAGTCTTATATAACAATCACAGAAGAACAGGCTTTAGAAAATGCAAAAAAGATTGATGAGAAAATTGCGAAAGGTGAGCATGTTGGAGCTTTGTACGGGCTTCCAATCGCTCTTAAAGACAACCTGTGCACAGATGGAATTAGGACTACCTGTGCATCAAAAATTCTTTATAACTTTGTCCCACCTTACGATGCAACAGTTGTGAAAAAGCTGAAGGAAAATCATATGACGCTATTAGGCAAGCTCAATATGGACGAGTTTGCAATGGGGTCATCAACAGAAAACTCTGCTTTTCACACAACTAAAAATCCTTGGGATTTGGAAAGAGTTCCAGGTGGTTCAAGTGGTGGGTCTGCTGCTGCTGTTGCAGCAGATGAAGCATTCTTTACTCTTGGTTCTGATACAGGTGGTTCTATCAGACAGCCAGCTTCCCTTTGTGGAGTTGTTGGTATGAAGCCAACGTATGGAAGAGTTTCGCGATTTGGACTTGTTGCATTTGCATCTTCTCTTGACCAGATAGGACCTTTGACAAAAGATGTTGAGGATTGTGCTTTAGCTATGAATATCATATGTGGACATGACCCATATGATGCAACATCAGCACCAATTGATGTTCCTGACTTTACAAAGGCTCTTAAAAACGATGTAAAAGGGCTCAAGATAGGAGTTCCAAGGGAATATATGGAAAAAGGAGTAAACGATGAGGTAAAAAAAGCTGTTGAGAAAGCACTTGAACTTTTAAAATCTCTTGGTGCACAGTACGAAGAGTTTTCGATACCAATTGTGGAGTACGCTCTTCCAACTTACTATATCATTGCATCGTCTGAGGCAAGCTCAAACTTAGCAAGGTATGATGGAATCAAATATGGGTACAGAACACAGAACTATGACGACCTGATAGATTTGTACAAAAAAACAAGGTCTGAAGGATTTGGTGCAGAAGTAAAAAGAAGGATTATGCTTGGGACATATGCGCTTTCTGCTGGATACTATGATGCATACTACAAAAAAGGATTGCAGGTAAGGACGTTGATTAAGCGGGCATTTGATGAAGCTTTCAAAAAGTATGATGTTATTATCACACCAACGAGCCCAACAACTGCATTCAAAATTGGCGAAAAGGTATCAAATCCGCTTGAGATGTATATGTCAGATATATGTACAGTACCAGTTAACATAGCAGGGCTTCCGGCTATTTCGATACCATGTGGGTTTGATTCAAATAATCTACCCATCGGATTGCAAATTATTGGAAAAGCTTTTGATGAGGAAACAATACTAAGAGTTGCATATACCTATGAACAAAACAGCGGATATAGAAACTTAAAACCTCAGAATTTATAA
- the gatB gene encoding Asp-tRNA(Asn)/Glu-tRNA(Gln) amidotransferase subunit GatB: MEYEVVIGLEVHAELATKSKIFCSCTTEFGGEPNTHCCPICTGMPGVLPVLNKKAVEYVIMAGLATNCQIARYSKQDRKNYFYPDLPKAYQISQYDLPLCYNGYIDIEVNGQKKRIGIKRIHIEEDAGKLLHDQWEEGSLVDFNRCGVPLIEIVTEPDLRSSEETRVFLEKLKAILQYTEVSDCKMQEGSLRVDVNLSVRPKGSKEFGTRTEMKNLNSFRSVVRAIEYEARRQIEVLESGGVVVQETRRWDDAKGISLSMRTKEEAHDYRYFPEPDLPPIVVDDSWIEEIRKRIPELPDQKKERYIREYGLPEYDAGVLTSSKAIASFFEECIKYTQNIKAASNWMMGEIMRILNDKGLEPEEIDNIKIKPNQLASLINLVDNKTISNTIAKQVFEEMFDTGKDPEVIVKEKGLVQITDRNVILEAVKQAIANNPKSVEDYKNGKDKAFGFLVGQVMKITKGKANPQLVNEILKEELEKI; encoded by the coding sequence ATGGAATATGAGGTTGTGATAGGTTTAGAGGTTCATGCCGAGCTTGCAACAAAATCAAAGATATTTTGCAGCTGTACAACAGAGTTTGGCGGTGAACCAAATACTCACTGCTGTCCTATTTGTACTGGTATGCCAGGGGTACTTCCTGTTTTGAACAAAAAGGCGGTTGAATATGTTATAATGGCGGGGCTTGCGACAAACTGCCAAATAGCAAGGTACAGCAAGCAGGATAGAAAAAATTATTTTTATCCGGACCTTCCAAAGGCTTACCAGATTTCACAGTATGACTTGCCGCTCTGTTACAATGGTTATATAGACATTGAGGTAAATGGGCAAAAAAAGAGAATAGGGATAAAGAGAATTCACATTGAGGAAGATGCCGGAAAGCTTCTTCATGACCAGTGGGAAGAAGGAAGTCTTGTTGACTTTAACAGATGTGGTGTGCCTTTGATTGAGATTGTTACAGAACCAGATTTACGTTCCAGCGAAGAGACACGAGTTTTTCTTGAAAAGCTAAAAGCAATTTTGCAATACACAGAGGTCTCTGACTGCAAGATGCAGGAAGGTTCGCTCAGAGTAGATGTTAACCTGTCTGTACGTCCAAAAGGTTCGAAAGAATTCGGTACAAGAACAGAAATGAAAAACTTAAACTCTTTCAGATCTGTTGTAAGAGCTATAGAATATGAAGCAAGAAGACAGATAGAGGTTTTAGAAAGCGGTGGTGTTGTTGTTCAGGAGACAAGGCGCTGGGATGATGCAAAAGGTATAAGTTTATCTATGAGGACAAAAGAAGAAGCACATGACTACAGGTATTTCCCAGAGCCTGACCTTCCACCTATAGTTGTAGACGATAGCTGGATTGAGGAGATTAGAAAGAGAATTCCTGAGCTTCCTGACCAGAAAAAGGAAAGGTATATAAGAGAGTATGGGTTACCAGAATATGATGCCGGCGTTCTGACTTCATCAAAGGCTATAGCAAGCTTTTTTGAAGAGTGCATAAAATATACGCAAAACATAAAGGCTGCAAGCAACTGGATGATGGGAGAGATTATGAGAATCTTAAATGATAAAGGGTTAGAACCTGAGGAAATTGACAATATAAAGATTAAACCAAATCAACTTGCAAGCCTTATTAACCTTGTTGATAACAAGACAATTTCCAACACTATTGCAAAGCAGGTATTTGAAGAGATGTTCGACACAGGCAAAGATCCTGAAGTTATTGTAAAAGAAAAAGGGCTTGTTCAGATAACAGACAGGAATGTAATTTTAGAGGCTGTAAAACAGGCGATAGCAAACAATCCAAAATCAGTAGAAGATTATAAAAATGGCAAAGACAAGGCGTTTGGATTTTTGGTGGGACAGGTTATGAAGATAACAAAAGGCAAAGCAAATCCACAGCTTGTAAATGAAATCTTAAAAGAAGAACTTGAGAAAATCTAA
- a CDS encoding nucleotidyltransferase domain-containing protein, which yields MKVQTKKFGIEEEILDKIIEIFKKYKQVKKACIFGSRARGDYKRGSDVDICIWLEDDVENPIYKIEDELEEVDTILLFDIVVFSSITKESLKDSIIKEGVVVYERENSREA from the coding sequence ATGAAAGTGCAAACCAAAAAGTTTGGAATAGAGGAAGAAATCTTGGATAAGATTATCGAAATTTTTAAAAAATATAAGCAAGTTAAAAAAGCTTGTATCTTTGGTTCAAGAGCAAGAGGAGACTACAAAAGAGGTTCTGATGTAGATATATGTATTTGGCTTGAAGATGATGTTGAAAACCCAATTTACAAGATTGAGGATGAGTTAGAAGAAGTTGATACAATATTATTGTTTGATATTGTTGTGTTCAGTAGTATTACAAAAGAAAGTCTCAAAGACAGTATTATAAAAGAAGGAGTAGTTGTATATGAAAGAGAGAATAGTAGGGAAGCTTGA